In Malania oleifera isolate guangnan ecotype guangnan chromosome 8, ASM2987363v1, whole genome shotgun sequence, a single window of DNA contains:
- the LOC131162853 gene encoding uncharacterized protein LOC131162853: MDFVTGLLSVLHGKNAIWSQQKSYADPRRRDLEFGIGDRIFLRIALMKGVMRFGKKGKPSPRYIGPFEILKKVGLVAYRITLPPALSRIHDVFHVSMLRKYVSGPLHMLSYEFLEIKDTLSYEEVPIHILDRKEQELRTKKVPLVKVLWRNHAMEEVSWELEEEIRRKYPQLFSETQP; the protein is encoded by the exons aTGGACTTCGTAACAGGGTTGCTTTCAGTGTTGCATGGAAAAAATGCTATATGG agtcagcagaaaagttatgctgatcctcgtcgacgagacttggAGTTTGGGATAGGAGATAGAATATTTCTAAGGATTGCTTtgatgaaaggagttatgaggtttggaaagaagggtaagccaAGCCCTAGGTACATCGGTCCATTCGAGATACTGAAGAAGGTTGGTCTGGTTGCTTACAGGATAACATTACCCCCAGCTTTGTCTAGGATCCACGACGTCTTTCACGTATCGATGTTGAGAAAGTACGTCTCAGGCCCTTTGCATATGTTAAGTTATGAATTCTTGGAAATCAAAGACACCTTAtcctatgaggaggtaccaattcaTATTTTAGATCGGAAGGAACAAGAACTTCGTACTAAAAAGGTTCCATTAGTGAAGGTGCTCTGGCGTAACCATGcaatggaagaagtttcatgggagttgGAAGAGGAAATACGTCGGAAGTACCCGCAGCTATTTAGCGAGACCCAACCCTAG